The following are encoded together in the Thermomonas brevis genome:
- the rseP gene encoding RIP metalloprotease RseP — protein sequence MSTFFGSLWWLLVALGVLVTFHEFGHFWVARRCGVKVLRFSVGFGKPLWSRLGKDGTEYVVAAIPLGGYVRMLDEREGDVPAHELHRAFNRKPVLQRMAVVAAGPLANLLLAFGLLWAMLVIGRPDYAPVVGSAGGLAAQAGLHPGDRILAVGDRETPTWSELGMALSVAALDRQPVPLQVRREDGGTATRTLPLQKLPAQADELRLLGNIGLVPRHLLLPALVGSVREGTPAWGVLAEGDRITAIDAHPVASFEDIAPLVARLGERGGPGMVEVERDGERLALELAPQRIAGDDGKPHWILGIANAAPGVPPHDAVLRLGPLAAIPAAVRETGFQAKQLVDMIGRAFAGRVSVQNTVSGPLTIARAANDFATRGPAWFLNFLALLSVSLALINLLPIPVLDGGHLLYYLIELVIRRPLGERAMAVGQYVGLALVAGLMGLAFYNDILHLVS from the coding sequence ATGAGCACGTTCTTCGGCTCGCTGTGGTGGCTGCTGGTGGCGCTGGGGGTGCTGGTCACCTTCCACGAGTTCGGCCATTTCTGGGTCGCCCGACGCTGCGGAGTGAAGGTGCTGCGCTTCTCGGTGGGCTTCGGCAAGCCGCTGTGGTCGCGGCTCGGCAAGGACGGCACCGAATACGTGGTCGCGGCCATCCCGCTGGGCGGCTACGTGCGCATGCTGGACGAGCGCGAGGGCGACGTGCCCGCCCACGAGCTGCATCGCGCCTTCAACCGCAAGCCGGTGCTGCAGCGGATGGCGGTCGTGGCCGCCGGCCCGCTGGCCAACCTGCTGCTGGCGTTCGGCCTGCTGTGGGCGATGCTGGTGATCGGCCGCCCCGACTACGCGCCGGTGGTCGGCAGCGCCGGCGGCCTCGCCGCGCAGGCCGGGCTGCATCCGGGCGACCGCATCCTGGCGGTGGGCGACCGCGAGACGCCGACCTGGAGCGAGCTGGGCATGGCGCTCTCCGTCGCCGCGCTGGATCGCCAGCCGGTGCCGCTGCAGGTCCGTCGCGAAGACGGCGGCACCGCCACCCGCACGCTGCCGCTGCAGAAGCTGCCGGCGCAGGCGGACGAACTGCGCCTGCTGGGCAACATCGGGCTGGTGCCGCGCCACCTGCTGCTGCCGGCGCTGGTCGGCAGCGTGCGCGAAGGCACCCCCGCCTGGGGCGTACTGGCCGAAGGCGACCGCATCACCGCGATCGACGCCCATCCGGTGGCGAGCTTCGAGGACATCGCCCCGCTGGTGGCCCGGCTGGGCGAGCGCGGCGGCCCGGGCATGGTCGAGGTGGAGCGCGACGGCGAGCGGCTGGCGCTGGAGCTGGCGCCGCAGCGCATCGCCGGCGACGACGGCAAGCCGCACTGGATCCTCGGCATCGCCAACGCGGCGCCCGGCGTCCCGCCGCACGACGCGGTGCTGCGGCTGGGTCCGCTGGCCGCCATTCCCGCCGCCGTGCGCGAAACCGGCTTCCAGGCCAAGCAGCTGGTCGACATGATCGGCCGCGCCTTCGCCGGCCGGGTGTCGGTGCAGAACACCGTCTCCGGCCCGCTCACCATCGCCCGTGCCGCCAACGACTTCGCCACCCGCGGCCCGGCCTGGTTCCTGAACTTCCTGGCCCTGCTGTCGGTCAGTCTGGCGTTGATCAACCTGCTGCCCATCCCCGTCTTGGACGGGGGTCATCTGCTGTATTACCTTATCGAGCTGGTCATCCGCCGCCCATTGGGCGAGCGGGCCATGGCCGTGGGCCAGTACGTCGGCCTCGCGCTGGTCGCGGGGCTGATGGGACTGGCCTTCTACAACGACATCCTGCACCTGGTGTCGTGA
- the dxr gene encoding 1-deoxy-D-xylulose-5-phosphate reductoisomerase — protein sequence MQRVAVLGATGSIGASALDVIARHPQTMRASVLAAGSKVDALLALCRTHRPEHAVIADDAGYVALRDGLRDAGLPTQAHAGGEAMDALVAGDACDTVVAAIVGAAGLPSTLAAARAGKRLLLANKESLVLAGELLMREARAHGAAIVPIDSEHNAIFQCLADGNPAARITLTASGGPFRGWSREALASVTPAQAVAHPKWSMGPKISVDSASLMNKGLEVIEAHHLFGVPGERIRVLVHPQSLVHSFVDFVDGSTLAQLGLPDMRTALAVGLGWPRRIASGVGALDLLAQGGRLEFEAPDLDAFPCLALAFDALAAGGTSPAALNAANEEAVSAFLQGRIGFLDIPDTVAAVLDAMPSQPADSIDALLAADARAREAARARIEALPARGAAA from the coding sequence ATGCAGCGAGTCGCGGTGCTGGGAGCCACGGGATCGATCGGCGCGTCCGCGCTGGACGTGATCGCGCGCCATCCGCAGACCATGCGCGCCAGCGTGCTGGCCGCCGGCAGCAAGGTGGACGCGCTGCTGGCGCTGTGCCGCACGCACCGGCCCGAGCACGCCGTCATCGCCGATGACGCCGGCTACGTCGCGCTGCGCGACGGCCTGCGCGACGCCGGCCTGCCCACGCAGGCGCACGCGGGCGGCGAGGCGATGGACGCGCTGGTGGCGGGCGACGCCTGCGACACCGTGGTCGCCGCGATCGTGGGCGCCGCCGGCCTGCCCTCCACGCTCGCCGCCGCGCGCGCCGGCAAGCGCCTGCTGCTGGCCAACAAGGAATCGCTGGTGCTGGCCGGCGAACTGCTGATGCGCGAGGCGCGCGCGCACGGCGCCGCCATCGTCCCCATCGACAGCGAGCACAACGCGATCTTCCAGTGCCTGGCCGACGGCAACCCGGCCGCGCGGATCACCCTGACCGCCTCCGGCGGCCCATTCCGCGGCTGGAGCCGAGAGGCGCTCGCCTCGGTCACCCCGGCGCAGGCGGTGGCGCATCCCAAGTGGTCGATGGGCCCGAAGATTTCCGTCGATTCCGCCAGCCTGATGAACAAGGGGCTGGAAGTGATCGAGGCGCACCATCTGTTCGGCGTGCCCGGCGAGCGCATCCGCGTGCTGGTGCACCCGCAGTCGCTGGTGCATTCGTTCGTCGATTTCGTCGACGGCAGCACGCTGGCGCAGCTCGGCCTGCCGGACATGCGCACCGCGCTGGCAGTCGGGCTGGGCTGGCCGCGCCGCATCGCCTCCGGCGTCGGCGCGCTGGATCTGCTGGCGCAGGGCGGCCGGCTGGAGTTCGAGGCGCCCGATCTGGACGCTTTCCCCTGCCTGGCGCTGGCGTTCGACGCGCTGGCCGCCGGCGGCACCTCGCCCGCCGCGCTCAACGCGGCCAACGAAGAGGCGGTTTCAGCCTTCCTTCAGGGCCGGATCGGTTTTCTGGACATCCCCGACACCGTCGCCGCCGTCCTGGACGCCATGCCGTCGCAGCCCGCCGATTCGATTGATGCGCTGCTGGCTGCCGACGCCCGCGCCCGCGAAGCCGCGCGCGCGCGCATCGAAGCCCTGCCCGCCCGCGGAGCCGCCGCATGA
- a CDS encoding phosphatidate cytidylyltransferase: MTKTRILAALVMAPAVIAAVLLLPTGWLMLLSAVVFLAALWEWLRLADVEDALSRTILLACNLALMVALVWGSRSPHAGALPLFQLAVVLGVVWWLLALLWLRHYDFASRHDGNARVFKLAAGTAAVVPAWCALAVIHSSEPHGHRWLLLALLLVWAADSGAYFAGRKFGGRWFAGRKLAPRISPNKTLEGLIGGVALAMLVAVVGALVIGTPAAQLPAVILVAIFTVLFSVAGDLFESLLKRHVGMKDSGHLIPGHGGVLDRIDSVLAALPVFALGKIWLGF; this comes from the coding sequence GTGACCAAGACCCGCATCCTGGCCGCCCTGGTCATGGCCCCGGCCGTCATCGCCGCCGTCCTGCTGCTGCCCACCGGCTGGCTGATGCTGCTGAGCGCGGTGGTGTTCCTGGCCGCGCTGTGGGAATGGCTGCGGCTGGCCGACGTCGAGGACGCCCTGTCCCGCACGATCCTGCTGGCCTGCAACCTGGCGCTGATGGTGGCGCTGGTGTGGGGTTCGCGCTCGCCGCACGCCGGCGCGCTGCCGCTGTTCCAGCTCGCAGTGGTGCTGGGCGTGGTCTGGTGGCTGCTGGCCCTGCTGTGGCTGCGCCATTACGACTTCGCCTCCCGCCACGACGGCAACGCGCGCGTGTTCAAGCTGGCCGCCGGCACCGCCGCGGTGGTGCCGGCCTGGTGCGCGCTGGCGGTGATCCACTCCAGCGAACCGCACGGCCACCGCTGGCTGCTGCTGGCGCTGCTGCTGGTGTGGGCGGCGGACAGCGGCGCGTATTTCGCCGGCCGCAAGTTCGGCGGCCGGTGGTTCGCGGGGCGCAAGCTGGCGCCCCGGATCAGCCCGAACAAAACGCTGGAAGGCCTGATCGGCGGCGTCGCGCTGGCGATGCTGGTGGCGGTCGTCGGCGCGCTGGTCATCGGCACGCCTGCGGCGCAGCTGCCGGCGGTCATCCTCGTCGCGATCTTCACCGTGCTGTTCTCGGTGGCCGGCGACCTGTTCGAAAGCCTGCTCAAGCGCCACGTCGGCATGAAGGACTCGGGGCATCTGATCCCCGGCCACGGCGGCGTGCTGGACCGCATCGACAGCGTACTGGCGGCGCTGCCGGTGTTCGCGCTGGGCAAGATCTGGCTGGGGTTCTGA
- the uppS gene encoding polyprenyl diphosphate synthase produces the protein MTSAAAVPRHLAIIMDGNGRWAQQRHRPRLIGHRAGARAVKRCVEFCLDRGIGALTLFAFSSENWNRPAEEVGGLMKLFLGALEREVDELHRLGARLRFIGERGRFDAAILARMQAAEALTAGNDRLHLNIAASYGGRQEIAAAARALAEDVAAGRLRPDQIDEAALDARMALADLPPPDLFIRTGGELRISNFLLWQLAYTELWFTDALWPDVDAALLQSALDDYAGRERRFGLTSAQVKRHAPGGTT, from the coding sequence ATGACCAGCGCCGCCGCGGTTCCGCGCCACCTCGCCATCATCATGGACGGCAACGGCCGCTGGGCGCAGCAGCGCCACCGGCCGCGCCTGATCGGCCACCGCGCCGGCGCGCGCGCGGTCAAGCGCTGCGTGGAGTTCTGCCTGGACCGCGGCATCGGCGCGCTGACCCTGTTCGCCTTTTCCAGCGAGAACTGGAACCGGCCCGCCGAGGAAGTGGGCGGGCTGATGAAGCTGTTCCTCGGTGCGCTGGAGCGCGAGGTGGACGAGCTTCACCGGCTGGGCGCGCGGTTGCGCTTCATCGGCGAGCGCGGCCGCTTCGACGCCGCCATCCTCGCCCGCATGCAGGCCGCCGAGGCGCTGACCGCCGGCAACGACCGCCTGCACCTGAACATCGCCGCCAGCTACGGCGGACGCCAAGAAATCGCCGCCGCCGCGCGCGCCCTCGCCGAGGACGTGGCCGCCGGTCGGCTGCGCCCGGACCAGATCGACGAGGCTGCGCTGGACGCGCGGATGGCGCTGGCCGACCTGCCGCCGCCCGACCTGTTCATCCGCACCGGCGGCGAGCTGCGGATCAGCAATTTCCTGCTCTGGCAGCTCGCCTACACCGAACTGTGGTTCACCGATGCGCTGTGGCCGGACGTCGACGCCGCGCTGCTGCAATCCGCGCTGGACGACTACGCCGGGCGCGAACGCCGCTTCGGCCTGACCAGCGCGCAGGTGAAGCGCCACGCCCCTGGAGGTACGACGTGA
- the frr gene encoding ribosome recycling factor, producing MLNEIKKDAQARMAKSIEALRHNLVKVRTGRANAGLVDSIKVNYYGSDMPLSQVASVSVADARSIVITPWEKQMVGAVEKAILASDLGLTPNTAGTTIRLNIPALTEERRKDLTKVVHGEGEDAKVAIRNIRRDANHQVKELLKDKQITEDDSARTEGEIQKITDSAIKDVDDVVKAKEAELMSV from the coding sequence ATGTTGAACGAGATCAAGAAAGACGCCCAGGCCCGCATGGCCAAGAGCATCGAGGCGCTGCGCCACAACCTGGTGAAGGTCCGCACCGGCCGCGCCAACGCCGGCCTGGTGGACAGCATCAAGGTGAACTACTACGGCTCCGACATGCCGCTGTCGCAGGTCGCCAGCGTGTCGGTGGCCGACGCCCGCTCCATCGTCATCACCCCGTGGGAAAAGCAGATGGTGGGCGCGGTGGAGAAGGCGATCCTGGCCTCGGACCTCGGCCTGACCCCGAACACCGCCGGCACCACCATCCGCCTCAACATCCCGGCGCTGACCGAGGAACGCCGCAAGGACCTGACCAAGGTCGTGCACGGCGAGGGCGAGGACGCCAAGGTGGCGATCCGCAACATCCGCCGCGACGCCAACCACCAGGTGAAGGAACTGCTGAAGGACAAGCAGATCACCGAGGACGACAGCGCGCGCACGGAAGGCGAGATCCAGAAGATCACCGACAGCGCCATCAAGGACGTGGACGACGTGGTGAAGGCGAAGGAAGCCGAACTGATGTCGGTCTGA
- the pyrH gene encoding UMP kinase, translated as MSNLAYRRVLLKLSGEALMGDEDYGIDPKVLNRLAREVIEARDAGAEVALVIGGGNIFRGAGLAAGGMDRVTGDQMGMLATVINALAMQDALEKLGAKCRVMSAIKINDVCEDYIRRRAVRHLEKGRICIFAAGVGSPFFTTDSGAALRAIEVGADLLLKATKVDGVYDKDPKKHADAVKLDTLTYDEVIARNLQVMDTAAFALCRDASLSLRVFDMAQPGVLLKILRGEPIGTLVRARD; from the coding sequence ATGTCCAATCTCGCCTATCGCCGCGTCCTGCTGAAGCTGTCCGGCGAGGCGCTGATGGGGGACGAGGACTACGGCATCGACCCGAAGGTGCTGAACCGGCTGGCGCGCGAAGTGATCGAGGCGCGCGACGCCGGCGCGGAAGTCGCGCTGGTGATCGGCGGCGGCAACATCTTCCGCGGCGCCGGCTTGGCCGCCGGCGGCATGGACCGGGTCACCGGCGACCAGATGGGCATGCTGGCCACCGTCATCAACGCGCTGGCGATGCAGGACGCGCTGGAGAAGCTCGGCGCCAAGTGCCGGGTGATGAGCGCGATCAAGATCAACGACGTGTGCGAGGACTACATCCGCCGCCGCGCCGTGCGCCACCTGGAAAAAGGCCGGATCTGCATCTTCGCCGCCGGCGTCGGCAGCCCCTTCTTCACCACCGACTCCGGCGCCGCGCTGCGCGCCATCGAGGTCGGCGCCGACCTGCTGCTGAAGGCGACCAAGGTCGACGGCGTCTACGACAAGGACCCGAAGAAGCACGCCGACGCGGTCAAGCTGGACACCCTGACCTACGACGAAGTCATCGCCCGCAACCTGCAGGTGATGGACACCGCCGCGTTCGCTCTGTGCCGCGACGCCAGCCTGTCGCTGCGCGTGTTCGACATGGCCCAGCCCGGCGTGCTGCTGAAGATCCTGCGCGGCGAACCGATCGGCACGCTGGTCCGCGCCCGCGACTGA